One region of Dokdonia sp. 4H-3-7-5 genomic DNA includes:
- the ald gene encoding alanine dehydrogenase, with translation MVIGVPTEIKNNENRVGITPGGVYELVKRGHSVHLQKGAGFNSGFIDQHYIDAGATILDTIEEVYASAEMIVKVKEPIEPEYKLIKKDQIVFTYFHFASSEPLTRAMIASKSICIAYETVEEEDQSLPLLTPMSEVAGRMSIQQGARYLEKPVKGRGVLLGGVPGVSPGKVLVLGAGVVGIQAAKMAAGLGAHVTILDISMKRLRHVNDIMPPHVVTEFSNEFNIRKHIKTHDLIIGGVLIPGAKAPKLITRDMLKEMRPGTVIVDVAVDQGGCVETSKPTTHEDPVFIIDDVVHYCVANMPGAVPYTSTVALTNITLPYVLKIADQGWKAACLKDATLKKGVNIVGGYVVYQEISEVFDIPYVPLAI, from the coding sequence ATGGTAATAGGTGTTCCTACAGAGATTAAAAACAATGAAAATAGGGTGGGCATCACACCTGGCGGAGTCTATGAACTCGTAAAGAGAGGTCATAGCGTACATCTTCAAAAAGGAGCTGGTTTTAATAGCGGTTTTATAGATCAACATTATATAGATGCGGGCGCCACAATCCTTGATACGATTGAGGAGGTCTATGCGAGCGCAGAGATGATTGTAAAGGTAAAAGAACCTATTGAGCCAGAATATAAGCTCATTAAGAAAGATCAGATTGTATTTACTTACTTTCACTTTGCCTCTAGTGAGCCGCTCACCAGAGCGATGATTGCGAGTAAATCTATTTGTATAGCCTATGAAACGGTAGAGGAAGAAGACCAATCGCTCCCGTTGCTTACTCCTATGAGCGAAGTAGCCGGTCGTATGTCTATACAGCAAGGAGCGCGATACCTAGAGAAACCTGTAAAAGGACGAGGCGTACTTCTAGGTGGAGTTCCTGGAGTGAGTCCTGGTAAGGTGTTAGTCTTAGGAGCAGGAGTGGTGGGAATTCAAGCAGCAAAAATGGCTGCGGGACTAGGTGCTCATGTAACCATTCTTGATATTAGCATGAAGCGACTACGTCATGTAAATGATATCATGCCGCCACACGTGGTGACAGAGTTTTCAAATGAATTTAATATCCGTAAACACATAAAAACGCACGACCTTATTATAGGAGGTGTTCTTATTCCTGGTGCAAAAGCGCCAAAACTTATTACTCGAGACATGCTCAAGGAGATGCGCCCAGGTACCGTAATTGTAGATGTTGCTGTAGATCAAGGTGGCTGCGTGGAAACCTCAAAACCTACTACGCACGAAGATCCAGTTTTTATTATAGACGATGTGGTGCATTATTGTGTGGCAAATATGCCTGGTGCAGTGCCTTATACTTCCACCGTAGCGCTTACCAATATCACCCTTCCTTATGTATTAAAGATTGCAGATCAAGGCTGGAAAGCTGCATGTCTTAAAGATGCTACTCTTAAAAAAGGAGTGAATATAGTAGGAGGTTATGTTGTGTATCAAGAGATTTCGGAGGTTTTTGATATTCCATATGTTCCGCTAGCAATATAG
- a CDS encoding SemiSWEET family sugar transporter has protein sequence MAGIDNIEIIGLVAATLTTAAFLPQVYQTWKTKDVSGLSLPMFTMFFVGIVFWLIYGVLKESLAIILANAITVVSSFLLLYFKIKYDKK, from the coding sequence ATGGCAGGAATTGATAACATAGAAATTATAGGTCTGGTTGCAGCCACACTTACTACGGCGGCTTTCTTGCCTCAGGTGTATCAAACCTGGAAAACTAAGGATGTCTCTGGTTTGAGTCTCCCTATGTTTACTATGTTTTTTGTAGGGATTGTATTCTGGCTCATTTATGGTGTTCTTAAAGAAAGTCTCGCCATCATATTAGCAAATGCAATTACTGTAGTCTCTTCCTTCTTATTACTCTATTTCAAAATAAAATACGATAAAAAATAG
- a CDS encoding leucine--tRNA ligase — protein MKYHFNEIEARWQQYWADKGTFHASNNSDKPKYYVLDMFPYPSGAGLHVGHPLGYIASDVYSRYKRLKGFNVLHPQGYDSFGLPAEQYAIQTGQHPAVTTKVNIEGGVDNQGNVIAGYRKQLDKIGFSFDWSREVRTSNPEYYKWTQWIFTELFNSWYNKDTDKAEAIETLVSAFAKTGNAEVNAACDDNITPFTAEEWNAFTEKEQQDILLQYRLTYLAETEVNWCPALGTVLANDEIVNGVSERGGHTVIRKKMTQWSMRISAYAERLIQGLEGIDWSESIKETQRNWIGKSVGAMVSFPLKDHAESVEVFTTRPDTIFGVSFMTLAPEHELVAQITTPEQKEAVEAYIEKTAKRSERERMADVKTISGVFTGAYAEHPFTKEPIPVWIGDYVLAGYGTGAVMAVPCGDQRDYDFAKKFDIAIPNVFEGVDISEEAFSDKATTVITNSDFLNGLKYKKAVKLAIYELEKIGAGAGKTNYRLRDAVFSRQRYWGEPFPVYYENGIPKMIDVAHLPIKLPEVEKYLPTEEGEPPLGRADVWAWDTKNNEVVSNDLIDGKTVFALELNTMPGWAGSSWYFFRYMEKAQRDEVFASKEAMDYWGNVDLYIGGSEHGTGHLLYSRFWVKFLKDRGHVGIDEPFQKMINQGMILGTSAFVYRWEYGFTPKGAEKRKPIFVSKNLIEKSIKEGTFLNDGEEFQAIRNKLMSSHEGLSSSITSWSAFTPIHVDVSLVNASDELDVEAFKNWREEFKNAEFVLEEGVYKVGREVEKMSKSKYNVVNPDQICEQYGADTLRMYEMFLGPLEQAKPWNTAGITGVHNFLKKFWKLYHNGADEAFNVTDEAPSKDSLKTLHKTIKKVEEDIENFSFNTSVSTFMIAVNELGAQKCTSREVLESLVILIAPYAPHIAEEIWNKLGHSESISEAAFPIFDASHLVESAKNYPISFNGKMKFTLELPLDLSKDEIEKVVMANEKTQMYLDGRTPKKVIIVPGKIVNIVG, from the coding sequence ATGAAATACCACTTTAACGAGATAGAAGCCAGATGGCAACAATACTGGGCAGATAAAGGCACTTTTCACGCGTCAAATAACAGTGATAAACCTAAATATTATGTGCTTGATATGTTTCCTTATCCTTCTGGAGCAGGGCTTCACGTGGGTCACCCGCTTGGGTATATTGCAAGTGATGTGTACTCGCGTTACAAGCGTTTAAAGGGGTTTAATGTATTGCATCCACAGGGATATGATTCTTTTGGATTGCCTGCAGAGCAATATGCAATCCAGACGGGGCAGCATCCTGCGGTAACTACAAAGGTGAATATTGAGGGTGGTGTAGATAACCAAGGAAATGTGATTGCTGGTTATAGAAAACAGCTGGATAAAATTGGTTTTTCTTTTGATTGGAGTCGTGAGGTGCGCACCTCAAATCCTGAGTATTATAAATGGACGCAGTGGATTTTTACAGAGCTTTTTAACTCTTGGTACAATAAGGATACAGATAAAGCAGAAGCGATAGAAACGCTGGTTTCCGCTTTCGCGAAAACTGGAAATGCCGAGGTAAACGCTGCTTGTGATGATAATATCACACCATTTACCGCTGAAGAGTGGAATGCATTTACAGAAAAAGAACAACAAGATATATTATTACAATACCGCCTTACCTATCTCGCAGAAACGGAAGTAAACTGGTGTCCAGCACTTGGGACCGTACTTGCAAACGATGAGATTGTAAACGGCGTTTCTGAGCGTGGTGGTCACACTGTGATACGCAAGAAAATGACACAATGGTCTATGCGTATTTCTGCTTATGCAGAACGTTTAATCCAAGGACTTGAAGGAATAGACTGGAGCGAATCAATAAAAGAAACACAGCGCAACTGGATAGGTAAATCTGTAGGAGCGATGGTTTCATTCCCTCTTAAAGATCATGCCGAAAGTGTAGAGGTGTTTACGACACGCCCTGATACGATATTTGGAGTGTCTTTCATGACACTAGCTCCAGAACATGAGTTAGTAGCTCAGATTACAACTCCAGAACAGAAAGAAGCAGTAGAAGCATACATTGAAAAAACGGCAAAGCGTTCTGAACGTGAGCGTATGGCAGATGTAAAAACCATCTCTGGTGTATTTACTGGAGCATATGCAGAGCATCCTTTTACAAAGGAACCTATTCCAGTATGGATAGGAGATTATGTACTTGCTGGTTATGGTACAGGAGCCGTGATGGCAGTTCCTTGTGGTGATCAACGTGATTATGATTTTGCAAAGAAATTTGATATTGCAATTCCTAACGTTTTTGAAGGCGTAGATATCTCAGAAGAAGCTTTTTCAGATAAGGCAACTACGGTTATCACAAACTCAGATTTCTTAAACGGATTAAAATATAAGAAAGCCGTAAAACTTGCGATTTACGAGTTAGAAAAAATAGGCGCAGGAGCTGGTAAAACAAACTATAGATTGCGTGATGCGGTCTTTAGCCGCCAGCGTTATTGGGGAGAACCATTTCCAGTGTATTATGAGAACGGAATCCCAAAGATGATTGACGTTGCTCATTTACCTATTAAACTTCCAGAAGTAGAAAAATACCTACCTACAGAAGAAGGCGAGCCACCATTAGGCCGTGCAGATGTATGGGCATGGGATACTAAGAATAATGAGGTTGTTTCAAATGATCTGATTGATGGGAAAACAGTCTTTGCTTTAGAACTCAATACCATGCCAGGCTGGGCAGGAAGTAGCTGGTATTTCTTTAGATACATGGAGAAAGCACAACGTGATGAAGTCTTTGCTTCAAAGGAAGCAATGGATTACTGGGGTAATGTAGATTTATATATAGGAGGATCTGAGCACGGAACTGGGCACTTATTGTACTCACGTTTCTGGGTGAAGTTCTTAAAAGATAGAGGACACGTAGGCATAGATGAACCTTTCCAAAAGATGATCAATCAAGGGATGATTTTGGGGACTAGTGCTTTTGTGTATAGATGGGAGTATGGATTTACTCCCAAGGGTGCTGAAAAGCGTAAACCAATTTTTGTTTCTAAAAATTTAATTGAAAAATCTATTAAAGAAGGAACATTTCTTAACGATGGAGAAGAATTTCAGGCAATTCGAAATAAGCTCATGAGTAGTCATGAGGGTCTGAGTTCCTCAATAACATCTTGGTCAGCATTTACGCCAATCCACGTAGACGTTTCCTTAGTCAACGCATCTGATGAGCTAGATGTAGAAGCTTTCAAGAACTGGCGTGAAGAATTTAAAAACGCTGAGTTTGTCTTAGAAGAAGGTGTTTATAAAGTAGGCCGCGAGGTTGAAAAAATGTCTAAGTCTAAGTATAACGTCGTAAATCCAGATCAAATCTGTGAGCAATACGGAGCAGACACGCTACGTATGTACGAGATGTTCTTAGGTCCGCTAGAACAAGCAAAACCTTGGAACACGGCAGGAATTACAGGAGTGCATAACTTCTTAAAGAAATTCTGGAAGCTTTACCATAATGGAGCAGACGAAGCTTTTAATGTAACTGATGAGGCGCCAAGTAAAGACAGCCTTAAAACACTTCATAAAACAATTAAAAAGGTAGAAGAGGATATTGAGAACTTTAGTTTCAACACGTCTGTATCTACATTTATGATCGCTGTAAATGAGTTAGGTGCTCAAAAATGTACTTCTCGTGAAGTGCTGGAGTCTCTGGTAATACTTATCGCTCCTTATGCTCCGCATATCGCAGAGGAAATTTGGAACAAGCTAGGCCATTCGGAAAGTATCTCTGAAGCTGCTTTCCCAATATTTGATGCAAGTCATCTTGTAGAAAGTGCAAAGAACTATCCTATCTCCTTTAATGGGAAGATGAAGTTTACGCTAGAATTACCACTAGATCTATCTAAAGATGAGATAGAAAAAGTAGTTATGGCAAATGAGAAAACACAAATGTATCTAGATGGTCGCACACCTAAAAAGGTGATTATTGTGCCTGGTAAGATTGTAAATATAGTAGGGTAA